The Chitinophagales bacterium genome has a segment encoding these proteins:
- a CDS encoding TonB-dependent receptor: MKNTLVLIICFLLSASLQAQEKFTLSGYIKDTANGEALIGANIYLADSNLIGTTTNLYGFYSITLPQGNYKVAYSFLGYNTITRQVNLNQDVRLNLELQEEGEVMQEVVITGERKDENVTSTEMGTIELSAERIKSIPALLGETDVIKALQLLPGVQAAGEGNSGIYVRGGGPDQNIVLLDDAIVYNTGHLFGFFSVFNNDAVQNTTLIKGTMPPEYGGRLSSVIDVQMKEGNNKRFQMDGGIGLISSRLTLQAPLQKNKSSFLISGRRTYAFDLAQPALKKTDFAGTNYYFYDLNIKANYKFSDKDRLYVSGYFGRDVFKYNSVANQTKVNIPWGNATATVRYNHLFSDKLFMNVSFIFNDYKFEFKGEQTDFAFQANSGVRDYNAKVDLDYFLSPKHKLKFGYIYTHHRMTPTLASARSGETTFNTDKVGRKYSHEMAWYIQDQWEINPKLRFDFGFRLSYFQFKGPYQDIQSTAVSSDTITYKKGEGIKSYVGPEPRITMRYLIDKQSSFKAGIGLNYQYIHLVSSSNSTLPTDVWVQSTKLVKPQMALQYSVGYFRNFKDNMFEASVELYFKHLWNQIEYGETYVAELNQDQEKGYVFGKGKAYGAEFFIKKNKGKLNGWIGYTLSRSDRKFDDLNQGKIFPAKYDRTHDLSINLAYDLNKEWTFATTFVYATGNAFTLPTERYFIEFGIVTGYGERNSYRVPAYHRMDIGLTYNPIPKKRPDRKFRSSYNISIYNVYSRKNVYFIYYKVKGNLVKGNLSTAPVKVSIFPIIPSFTWNFKF, translated from the coding sequence ATGAAAAATACTCTAGTTCTAATTATTTGTTTTTTACTAAGTGCAAGCTTACAAGCACAAGAGAAATTTACACTAAGTGGATATATCAAAGATACAGCCAATGGCGAAGCTTTAATTGGTGCCAATATTTATCTAGCTGATAGCAATTTAATAGGAACAACGACTAACTTATATGGTTTTTATTCTATTACGCTACCACAAGGAAATTACAAAGTAGCATACTCTTTTTTAGGATACAATACTATTACTAGACAAGTAAATCTAAATCAAGATGTTCGATTAAACTTAGAATTACAAGAAGAAGGCGAAGTAATGCAAGAAGTTGTGATTACTGGCGAAAGAAAAGACGAAAATGTTACTAGTACTGAAATGGGAACAATAGAGTTGTCTGCCGAACGCATTAAATCTATTCCAGCTTTACTAGGCGAAACAGATGTTATAAAAGCACTACAACTATTACCAGGTGTGCAAGCTGCTGGCGAAGGCAATTCAGGAATTTATGTGCGTGGTGGTGGTCCAGACCAAAATATTGTATTGTTAGATGATGCTATTGTGTACAACACTGGACACTTATTTGGTTTCTTTTCTGTTTTCAACAACGATGCAGTACAAAATACGACACTTATAAAAGGAACGATGCCACCAGAATATGGCGGTCGTTTGTCTTCTGTGATTGATGTTCAAATGAAAGAAGGTAATAATAAACGCTTTCAAATGGATGGAGGCATTGGTTTAATTAGTTCTCGATTAACACTACAAGCACCACTACAAAAAAATAAAAGTTCATTTCTTATTTCTGGTAGAAGAACTTATGCTTTTGACTTAGCACAACCTGCTTTAAAGAAAACAGATTTTGCTGGTACTAATTATTATTTTTATGATTTAAATATAAAAGCTAATTATAAATTTTCTGATAAAGATAGATTGTATGTCAGTGGATATTTTGGACGAGATGTTTTCAAATACAATTCTGTAGCCAATCAAACAAAAGTAAATATTCCTTGGGGAAATGCTACAGCTACAGTTCGATACAATCATTTATTTAGTGATAAATTATTTATGAATGTTTCTTTCATTTTTAATGATTATAAATTTGAATTTAAAGGAGAACAAACCGATTTTGCTTTTCAAGCGAATTCTGGCGTAAGAGATTATAATGCAAAAGTAGATTTAGATTATTTTCTATCACCAAAACACAAATTGAAGTTTGGTTATATTTATACGCATCATAGAATGACACCAACTTTAGCTTCTGCTCGTTCTGGCGAAACTACTTTTAATACAGATAAAGTAGGACGAAAGTATTCACACGAAATGGCTTGGTATATTCAAGACCAATGGGAAATTAATCCAAAACTACGATTTGATTTTGGTTTTCGCTTAAGCTACTTTCAATTTAAAGGACCATATCAAGATATTCAATCTACGGCGGTTTCTTCAGATACAATTACTTATAAAAAAGGAGAAGGTATTAAATCGTATGTTGGACCAGAACCACGAATTACCATGCGTTATTTAATTGATAAACAAAGTTCTTTTAAAGCAGGAATTGGTCTAAACTATCAATACATACACTTAGTGTCTTCGTCTAATAGTACGCTTCCTACAGATGTTTGGGTGCAAAGTACTAAGTTGGTTAAACCACAAATGGCATTACAATATTCGGTTGGCTACTTTAGAAATTTTAAAGACAATATGTTTGAAGCATCTGTAGAATTATATTTTAAACATTTATGGAATCAAATTGAATATGGTGAAACATATGTAGCAGAACTTAATCAAGACCAAGAGAAAGGATATGTTTTTGGAAAAGGAAAAGCATATGGTGCAGAATTTTTTATTAAGAAAAATAAAGGCAAACTCAATGGTTGGATTGGCTATACTTTATCTCGTAGTGATAGAAAGTTTGACGACTTAAATCAAGGAAAAATATTTCCTGCAAAATACGATAGAACGCATGATTTGTCTATCAACTTAGCTTACGATTTGAATAAAGAATGGACATTTGCTACAACTTTTGTTTATGCTACAGGAAATGCGTTTACGCTTCCAACCGAAAGATATTTTATAGAATTTGGCATTGTTACTGGTTATGGCGAAAGAAATAGTTATAGAGTACCAGCGTATCATAGAATGGATATTGGTTTGACTTATAATCCAATTCCTAAAAAACGACCAGACAGAAAATTTAGGTCGAGTTATAATATTTCTATTTATAATGTGTATAGTAGAAAAAATGTATATTTTATTTATTACAAAGTAAAAGGAAATTTAGTAAAAGGAAATTTAAGCACAGCACCAGTTAAAGTATCTATATTTCCTATAATACCATCATTTACTTGGAATTTTAAATTTTAA
- a CDS encoding NAD(P)/FAD-dependent oxidoreductase produces MKNAYTVIIIGSGFGGQCAAINLQKNNINDFCILERRDFMGGTWMQNNYPGAAVDVQSPLYSFSFEPYNWSQMFAERDELEAYTKHIIKKYDLEKETKINTNVEKLEWSNDLQKWKIHTNNGEYLAQFIINASGPLSTPVIPNFKGKDSFKGKSFHSNNWDNNYDYSKKRVAVIGSGASAAQIIPAIAPDVKHLAVFQRTPHWVLPRPDKNFNNIEKFFLGNNNIYNIVRNLIYWQLETRVIGFKYSDFMLKKVAEDVARKYIKASIKDKTLQEKVTPDYTIGCKRIILSSTLYPAFTRDNVTLFSKENGIKEIVEDGIITQDGTKVELDLIVYATGYDATDNVISYPVYGKDGTTIADFWHDFPRAYLGTALPNFPNLFVVTGPNTGIGHTSAIFIIEAQMNYIMKSIQTVIASNKTIIEVKEEAEEKYTNMIHDEMKKTVWQSGGCNSWYKSKSGKVIAMFPGFSFTYLNMTKNFKTKDHILS; encoded by the coding sequence ATGAAAAATGCTTATACAGTAATAATAATAGGTAGTGGTTTTGGTGGACAATGTGCAGCTATTAATCTACAAAAAAATAATATCAATGATTTTTGTATTCTTGAAAGAAGAGATTTTATGGGTGGTACTTGGATGCAAAATAATTATCCTGGTGCAGCTGTAGATGTACAATCGCCTTTGTATTCTTTTTCTTTCGAACCATATAATTGGTCGCAGATGTTTGCAGAAAGAGATGAGTTAGAAGCATATACTAAACACATCATCAAAAAATACGATTTAGAAAAGGAAACTAAAATCAACACTAATGTAGAAAAACTAGAATGGAGCAATGACTTACAAAAATGGAAAATTCACACTAATAATGGTGAGTATTTAGCTCAGTTTATTATCAATGCATCTGGTCCTTTAAGTACGCCAGTAATTCCAAACTTTAAAGGAAAAGATAGCTTTAAAGGAAAATCTTTTCATAGTAATAATTGGGACAATAACTACGATTATAGCAAAAAAAGAGTAGCCGTAATTGGAAGTGGTGCAAGTGCTGCACAAATCATTCCTGCAATTGCTCCAGATGTAAAACACCTTGCTGTATTTCAAAGAACACCACATTGGGTTTTACCAAGACCAGATAAAAATTTTAATAATATAGAAAAATTTTTCTTAGGTAATAATAATATTTATAATATTGTAAGAAATTTAATTTACTGGCAATTAGAAACTAGAGTAATTGGTTTTAAGTATTCTGATTTTATGCTCAAAAAAGTGGCAGAAGATGTAGCTAGAAAATACATCAAGGCGTCAATAAAAGATAAAACACTACAAGAAAAAGTAACGCCAGATTATACCATTGGCTGTAAAAGAATTATTTTATCTAGTACATTGTATCCTGCATTTACTAGAGATAATGTAACACTCTTTTCAAAAGAAAATGGCATTAAAGAAATTGTTGAAGATGGTATTATTACTCAAGATGGAACTAAAGTAGAACTAGATTTAATTGTATATGCTACTGGTTATGATGCTACCGACAATGTAATTTCTTATCCAGTGTATGGAAAAGATGGTACTACAATTGCAGATTTTTGGCATGATTTTCCAAGAGCATATTTAGGAACAGCACTACCCAATTTCCCAAATTTATTTGTAGTTACTGGACCTAATACTGGAATTGGACATACCTCTGCTATCTTTATAATTGAAGCACAAATGAATTATATTATGAAAAGTATTCAAACAGTCATAGCTTCAAACAAAACAATAATTGAAGTAAAAGAAGAAGCTGAAGAAAAATATACCAATATGATTCATGATGAAATGAAAAAAACAGTTTGGCAATCTGGTGGATGCAATAGTTGGTACAAAAGTAAAAGCGGAAAAGTTATTGCTATGTTTCCTGGTTTTAGTTTTACCTATTTAAATATGACTAAAAATTTCAAAACAAAAGATCATATATTATCTTAA
- a CDS encoding SUF system Fe-S cluster assembly protein, translating to MIAEKTFMEIKDEAIIAVQNIYDPEIPINIYELGLIYGIDVDIDNNVVVTMTLTAPNCPAAESLPAEVQEKIQEIEGVKNVTVDIVFDPPWDQEMMSETAKLELGFL from the coding sequence ATGATAGCAGAAAAAACCTTTATGGAAATTAAAGATGAGGCAATAATTGCTGTTCAAAATATATACGATCCAGAAATTCCTATCAATATTTATGAATTAGGATTGATTTATGGTATAGATGTTGATATTGATAATAATGTAGTAGTAACCATGACATTGACTGCACCAAATTGTCCAGCAGCAGAAAGTTTACCTGCAGAAGTTCAGGAAAAAATACAAGAAATTGAAGGTGTTAAAAATGTTACTGTAGATATTGTCTTCGATCCACCTTGGGATCAAGAAATGATGAGCGAGACAGCAAAATTAGAACTTGGATTTTTATAA
- the lpxA gene encoding acyl-ACP--UDP-N-acetylglucosamine O-acyltransferase, whose translation MVLTNFIHQNAKIGNQTTIGYFSFIDDDVIIGDNCTIANNVTIYAGTRIGNNCTIFPNAVIGAVPQDLKFNGEYSTVEIHDHVTIRECATINRGTSASGKTVVGSHSLIMAYVHIAHDCMIGKHCILANSTNLAGHVTIDDYAYFGGMSGAHQFTHIGKHAFISGGSMIGKDVPPYITVMRNPAQYAGINVVGLKRQQFDVNSIHQIQDIYRLLFGSGLNTSQALEKIEQDIPSSIYKTEIVQFVNEASRGIIKGII comes from the coding sequence ATTGTATTGACAAACTTCATACATCAAAATGCTAAAATTGGCAATCAAACTACTATTGGTTACTTTTCTTTTATAGATGATGATGTTATTATTGGCGATAATTGTACTATTGCTAATAATGTAACTATTTATGCTGGAACTCGAATCGGTAATAATTGTACTATTTTCCCAAATGCTGTAATTGGAGCTGTTCCTCAAGATTTAAAATTCAACGGAGAATATTCTACAGTAGAAATTCACGACCATGTAACTATTAGAGAATGTGCTACTATAAATAGAGGAACTAGTGCTAGTGGAAAAACTGTTGTTGGTAGCCATAGTTTAATTATGGCTTATGTACATATTGCTCACGATTGTATGATTGGCAAACATTGCATTTTAGCTAATTCAACCAATTTAGCAGGTCATGTTACTATAGATGATTATGCTTATTTTGGTGGAATGAGTGGAGCACATCAATTTACACATATAGGAAAACATGCTTTTATTTCTGGCGGAAGTATGATTGGTAAAGATGTTCCACCATATATTACAGTAATGAGAAATCCTGCACAATATGCTGGCATTAATGTAGTTGGATTAAAAAGGCAACAGTTTGATGTAAATAGTATTCATCAAATACAAGATATTTATAGACTATTATTTGGAAGTGGTTTAAATACATCTCAAGCACTCGAAAAAATAGAACAAGATATTCCTAGTTCAATTTATAAAACAGAAATTGTTCAGTTTGTTAATGAAGCATCAAGAGGTATTATAAAAGGAATAATATGA
- a CDS encoding ABC transporter ATP-binding protein has product MTIQLTDISKRFGYEWIFKKINYQFLPNEKYAILGNNGSGKSTLLKIIANGMLPSFGKIAYNIQNKNDCSDDVINQAIGYAAPYVELINEFTITEMYEFHASFKTMAVNNVQEFLQIIDLEKAKNKSIKQLSSGMKQRVKLGLILLSDVEAILLDEPTTNLDENSIQWYHHMIEKYTNNKTLIISSNQPIEYEFCKHHLHINDYK; this is encoded by the coding sequence ATGACTATTCAATTAACAGATATAAGCAAGCGATTTGGCTACGAATGGATATTTAAAAAAATAAATTATCAGTTTTTACCTAATGAGAAATATGCCATTCTAGGAAATAATGGAAGTGGTAAATCTACACTACTTAAAATAATAGCCAATGGTATGTTGCCAAGCTTTGGAAAAATAGCATACAATATTCAAAATAAAAATGATTGTAGTGATGATGTCATTAATCAAGCTATAGGATATGCTGCTCCATATGTAGAATTAATCAACGAATTTACCATTACAGAAATGTATGAATTTCATGCTTCATTTAAAACTATGGCAGTTAACAATGTACAAGAATTTCTACAAATTATAGATTTAGAAAAAGCTAAAAATAAAAGTATTAAACAACTATCATCTGGAATGAAACAAAGAGTAAAATTAGGTTTGATTTTATTATCTGATGTTGAAGCTATTTTACTAGACGAACCAACTACCAATCTCGATGAAAATTCAATTCAATGGTATCATCATATGATAGAAAAATATACCAATAATAAAACTTTAATTATCAGTTCCAATCAACCAATAGAATACGAATTCTGTAAACACCATTTACACATCAACGATTATAAATAG
- the aroC gene encoding chorismate synthase — MAGNSFGKLFKITTFGESHGVGLGVIIDGCPAGLTIDNSFIQNELDRRKPGQSAIVTQRKEADEFEILSGVFEGKTQGTPIAILIRNEDQKSKDYNHIKDSFRPSHADFTYENKYGFRDYRGGGRTSARETVARVAAAAIAKQLLAQFNIQTYAYVSKVGHLQLDKDYTQLDLSKIDSNIVRCPDETMANQMIDYIKEIRKQGDTIGGIVTGVIKNVPVGLGEPVFDKLHADLGKAMLSINACKGFEYGSGFSGLNLKGSEHNDIFYNDNGTIKTKTNFSGGIQGGLSNGMDIYFNVAFKPVATIMQEQHSVDKFGNDTTVSGKGRHDPCVLPRAVPIVEAMAALVITDHLLQNKTSQLNNIK; from the coding sequence ATGGCTGGAAATTCGTTTGGCAAATTATTTAAGATTACCACATTTGGCGAAAGTCATGGTGTTGGTTTAGGTGTAATTATTGATGGTTGTCCAGCTGGTTTAACTATTGATAATAGTTTTATTCAAAATGAATTAGACAGAAGAAAACCAGGACAGTCTGCTATTGTAACACAAAGAAAAGAAGCAGATGAATTTGAAATTCTATCAGGTGTTTTTGAAGGCAAAACGCAAGGTACGCCAATTGCTATTTTAATTAGAAATGAAGACCAAAAATCTAAAGATTACAATCATATCAAAGATAGCTTTAGACCATCTCACGCCGATTTTACTTATGAAAATAAATACGGTTTTAGAGATTACAGAGGTGGTGGAAGAACTTCTGCTAGAGAAACCGTTGCTCGTGTAGCTGCTGCTGCTATTGCCAAACAACTATTAGCACAGTTTAATATTCAAACCTATGCCTATGTTTCAAAAGTTGGACATTTGCAGTTAGACAAAGATTATACTCAATTAGACTTATCCAAAATTGATAGCAATATTGTTCGCTGTCCAGATGAAACTATGGCAAATCAAATGATAGACTATATCAAAGAAATACGCAAACAAGGCGATACAATTGGTGGAATTGTTACTGGTGTAATTAAAAATGTTCCAGTTGGTTTAGGCGAACCAGTTTTTGATAAATTACATGCAGACTTAGGTAAAGCTATGCTAAGTATTAATGCATGTAAAGGTTTTGAATATGGTAGTGGTTTTAGTGGATTGAATTTAAAAGGCAGCGAACACAACGATATTTTTTATAACGATAATGGCACTATAAAAACCAAAACTAATTTTTCTGGTGGCATTCAAGGTGGATTAAGCAATGGTATGGACATTTATTTTAATGTTGCTTTTAAACCTGTGGCAACTATTATGCAAGAACAACATTCTGTAGATAAATTTGGTAATGATACTACTGTTAGTGGAAAAGGCAGACACGATCCTTGTGTTTTACCAAGAGCTGTTCCAATTGTAGAAGCAATGGCTGCTTTAGTTATTACAGACCATTTACTACAAAACAAAACAAGTCAATTAAATAATATAAAATAA
- a CDS encoding BrxA/BrxB family bacilliredoxin: MYPEQMTKPMEAELTNAGFTALKSADEVQEILDKKEGTVFLVINSVCGCAAANARPAAIASVKNDKKPQELITVFAGVDKSAVDKAREYTFPFPPSSPSMGVFKDGKLVHFIERHMIEGRPAQMIADNLVAAFNEYC; encoded by the coding sequence ATGTATCCAGAACAAATGACCAAACCAATGGAAGCTGAATTAACCAATGCTGGTTTTACTGCATTAAAATCTGCCGATGAGGTTCAAGAAATATTAGACAAAAAAGAAGGTACTGTATTCTTAGTTATCAACTCGGTTTGTGGTTGTGCTGCTGCCAATGCAAGACCTGCGGCTATTGCATCTGTTAAAAACGATAAAAAACCACAAGAATTAATTACCGTTTTTGCTGGTGTTGATAAAAGTGCAGTTGATAAAGCAAGAGAATATACTTTTCCGTTTCCACCATCATCGCCAAGTATGGGTGTGTTTAAAGATGGAAAATTAGTACACTTTATAGAGCGACACATGATTGAAGGCAGACCTGCTCAAATGATAGCTGATAATTTAGTCGCTGCTTTTAATGAGTATTGCTAA
- a CDS encoding KUP/HAK/KT family potassium transporter, translating into MSSEHHVNHKRPSALGFLLSLGIIYGDIGTSPLYVFNAIIGDSIITKELVYGGVSCVFWTLTLLTTIKYVILTLRADNNGEGGILSLYALIRRYKKWAVYLAIIGAATLLADGIITPPISVSSAIEGLKMNEEATMTIAIIIIAGLFIIQQFGTKSIGKLFGPIMLIWFLTLAIFGIISIVKHPQIFEALNPYYAFKLLSNNLLNGGIFILGAVFLSTTGAEALYSDLGHVGRANIRASWIFVKTCLILNYLGQAVWLLQYEGQHLNGRVFFGLFDENGLHFYAVAIATIAAIIASQALISGSFTLISEAIRLKLWPKMAIKYPTEMKGQLYIPRINWMMLAGCIFMVFHFRNSSNMEAAYGLSITITMLMTSVLLSIYMWTQRIKFTWIIVYLVVYLTIEIGFLSANLRKFHEGGYITVIVAGALIVVMYVWYRSRIIKNRYVEFVPIKDFLEALENLSVNKEVPKYSDHLIYMTGAEHKSDVEQKIMYSIFNKKPKRADFYWFIHVNTVDNPYETDYTITTIIPSKVYRIDLFLGFRVEQRIQAMFRKILIDMKDRGEIAYDEGYQKILQKKALGDYQFIVMEKYLNIDNLLNFKEKLTMRLYFFLKKFSLSEEKHFGLESNYVSIEKLPLIVATQNEPALRRIVIDEKSHKKHYLRKNEISITYLFDKYKE; encoded by the coding sequence ATGTCTTCAGAACATCATGTTAATCACAAAAGACCAAGTGCATTAGGATTTTTGCTTTCACTAGGAATTATTTATGGCGATATTGGTACTTCACCACTCTATGTTTTTAATGCGATTATTGGCGATAGTATCATTACTAAAGAATTAGTCTATGGTGGTGTGTCTTGTGTATTTTGGACATTGACACTCTTAACAACAATAAAATATGTCATTCTAACGCTTAGAGCAGATAATAATGGCGAAGGTGGAATTTTGTCGTTGTATGCTTTAATTAGAAGATATAAAAAATGGGCAGTTTATTTAGCTATTATTGGTGCTGCAACTTTATTGGCAGATGGTATTATTACACCACCAATTTCTGTTTCTTCTGCAATTGAAGGTTTAAAAATGAACGAAGAAGCTACTATGACGATTGCTATAATTATTATAGCTGGATTATTTATTATACAACAATTTGGTACAAAATCTATAGGCAAGTTATTTGGTCCAATTATGTTAATTTGGTTTTTGACTTTAGCCATTTTTGGAATAATTTCTATTGTAAAACATCCTCAAATTTTTGAAGCATTAAATCCGTATTATGCCTTTAAACTATTATCTAATAATTTATTAAATGGTGGCATTTTTATTTTAGGTGCTGTATTTTTAAGTACTACTGGTGCAGAAGCATTGTACAGCGATTTAGGTCATGTTGGTAGAGCAAACATTAGAGCATCATGGATTTTTGTAAAAACATGTTTGATTTTAAATTACTTAGGTCAAGCTGTTTGGTTATTACAATACGAAGGTCAGCATTTAAATGGTAGAGTTTTCTTTGGTTTGTTTGATGAAAATGGTTTGCATTTCTACGCAGTTGCCATTGCTACTATTGCAGCTATTATTGCATCGCAAGCATTAATTTCTGGTTCATTTACTTTAATTTCTGAAGCTATTCGTTTGAAATTGTGGCCTAAAATGGCAATCAAATATCCTACAGAAATGAAAGGACAACTTTATATTCCAAGAATCAATTGGATGATGTTGGCTGGTTGTATTTTTATGGTTTTTCACTTTAGAAATTCATCGAATATGGAAGCTGCTTATGGTTTAAGTATTACTATTACTATGCTAATGACTTCTGTATTGCTGAGTATTTATATGTGGACACAGCGTATAAAGTTTACATGGATTATAGTATATCTCGTTGTATATTTAACAATAGAAATTGGCTTTTTGTCAGCCAATTTGAGAAAATTTCATGAAGGTGGTTACATTACAGTAATTGTTGCTGGTGCTTTAATTGTAGTGATGTATGTTTGGTATAGAAGCAGAATTATTAAAAACAGATATGTTGAGTTTGTACCTATTAAAGATTTTTTAGAAGCACTAGAAAATTTATCAGTAAATAAAGAAGTTCCTAAATACTCTGACCATTTAATTTATATGACTGGAGCAGAACACAAGTCTGATGTAGAACAAAAAATCATGTATTCTATTTTTAATAAGAAACCAAAACGAGCAGATTTTTATTGGTTTATACATGTCAACACAGTTGATAATCCATATGAAACTGATTATACCATTACTACAATCATTCCATCAAAAGTATATAGAATAGATTTATTTTTAGGATTTAGAGTAGAGCAAAGAATTCAAGCCATGTTTAGAAAAATTTTGATAGACATGAAAGATAGAGGAGAAATTGCTTATGACGAAGGTTATCAAAAAATATTACAGAAAAAAGCATTAGGCGATTATCAATTTATAGTAATGGAAAAATATTTGAATATTGATAATTTATTAAATTTCAAAGAAAAACTAACTATGCGACTGTATTTCTTTCTTAAAAAATTCTCATTAAGTGAAGAAAAACACTTTGGCTTAGAAAGTAATTATGTAAGTATAGAAAAACTGCCATTAATTGTAGCAACTCAAAATGAACCAGCTTTAAGAAGAATAGTTATTGATGAAAAATCACATAAAAAACACTACTTACGAAAAAACGAAATTTCCATTACTTATCTATTTGATAAATACAAAGAGTAG
- a CDS encoding bifunctional GNAT family N-acetyltransferase/carbon-nitrogen hydrolase family protein, which produces MSSQAIENIELQLLNINDYDELKEAMIQSYQTMPDAFWKKHHIKALIDKFPKGQVVIKVNGEIAGCALSIIVDYSKYEDKHTYKEITDNYSFNTHNNNGDVLYGIDVFIKPDFRGLRLGRRLYDYRKELCEKLNLKGIAFGGRIPNYHKYADKISAKEYIEQVKRKEIHDPVLNFQMSNDFHPYKVLKGYLEGDTASNEFAVLLMWDNIYYEKKNKKLTHTKSVVRLGLVQWQMRLYKNLDELMQQVEFFVDAVSSYRSDFALFPEYFNAPLMADDNHLSEPEAIRNLAKHTSKIVAKFNELSISYNINIITGSMPELVNGKLYNVGYLCKRDGSIERYEKLHVTPDEAKVWGLQGGNSLKTFDTDCGKIGILICYDSEFPELSRILADDGMDILFVPFLTDTQNGYSRVRHCAQARAIENECYVAIAGSVGNLPKVHNMDIQFAQSMVFTPCDFPFPTNGIKAEATPNSEMILIADVDLDLLRELHQFGSVKNLKDRRKDLYQLKYIK; this is translated from the coding sequence ATGTCTAGCCAAGCAATAGAAAATATAGAATTACAGCTATTAAACATCAATGACTATGATGAACTGAAAGAGGCAATGATTCAGTCTTATCAAACCATGCCAGATGCTTTTTGGAAAAAACACCACATTAAAGCTTTAATTGATAAATTTCCAAAAGGACAAGTTGTTATTAAGGTAAATGGAGAAATTGCTGGTTGTGCCTTGTCTATTATTGTTGATTACAGTAAGTATGAAGATAAACATACTTATAAAGAAATAACAGATAATTATTCATTTAATACACATAATAACAATGGAGATGTATTGTATGGAATTGATGTTTTTATTAAACCAGATTTTAGAGGTTTACGATTAGGCAGACGATTGTACGATTATAGAAAAGAACTGTGCGAAAAACTTAATCTAAAAGGGATTGCTTTTGGTGGAAGAATTCCTAACTATCACAAATACGCTGATAAAATTTCTGCTAAAGAATACATAGAGCAAGTAAAACGAAAAGAAATACACGATCCTGTTTTAAATTTTCAAATGTCTAACGACTTTCATCCATATAAAGTTTTAAAAGGATATTTGGAAGGCGATACAGCTTCAAATGAATTTGCTGTTTTACTTATGTGGGACAATATCTATTACGAAAAGAAAAATAAAAAATTAACTCATACAAAATCTGTTGTAAGATTAGGTTTAGTACAATGGCAAATGCGTTTGTATAAAAACTTAGACGAATTAATGCAACAAGTAGAGTTTTTTGTAGATGCTGTTTCTAGCTATAGAAGTGATTTTGCACTGTTTCCAGAATATTTTAATGCACCATTAATGGCAGACGACAATCATTTGTCAGAACCAGAAGCCATTAGAAATTTAGCAAAACACACTAGTAAAATTGTAGCAAAATTTAATGAATTATCTATATCTTATAATATCAATATTATTACAGGAAGTATGCCTGAGTTGGTTAATGGAAAATTGTACAATGTAGGTTATTTATGTAAAAGAGATGGCAGTATTGAACGCTACGAAAAACTACATGTTACACCAGATGAAGCAAAAGTTTGGGGCTTACAAGGTGGTAATTCGCTAAAAACTTTCGATACTGATTGTGGTAAAATTGGTATTCTAATTTGCTACGATTCAGAATTTCCTGAATTGAGTAGAATTCTAGCAGATGATGGCATGGACATTTTATTTGTTCCTTTTTTAACAGATACTCAAAATGGTTATTCAAGAGTGCGACATTGTGCTCAAGCTAGAGCTATAGAAAATGAATGCTATGTTGCTATTGCAGGAAGTGTAGGCAATTTACCAAAAGTGCATAATATGGATATTCAGTTTGCTCAGTCTATGGTATTTACGCCTTGTGATTTTCCTTTTCCAACAAATGGAATAAAAGCAGAAGCTACACCAAATAGTGAAATGATTTTAATTGCCGATGTTGATTTAGATTTACTACGAGAATTACACCAGTTTGGTAGTGTAAAAAATCTAAAAGACCGTAGAAAAGATTTATATCAGTTAAAATATATAAAATAA